One Planctomicrobium piriforme DNA segment encodes these proteins:
- a CDS encoding class I SAM-dependent methyltransferase, protein MNSDDPAAERDARYSQASDVFRRGWSLYQKIVNNNDMRHVEMGRTLTQLLQQRPGPFSLLDLGCGDASMAAGSLKDLPVSRYTGVELVPAAAALADQNLDGVVADRGFVIGNLIDAVRDPVLPRYDVVLASYSVHHLSRQEKEELFRDVKTHLADGGMFILIDLVRLDGESRDEYMDRFHEFAERTFSVLDAEEKQAVREHMNSSDWPEARSTLRQLAHDGGFASMAEHYHDEAGFYACFTFTPSSLD, encoded by the coding sequence ATGAATTCTGACGACCCGGCTGCGGAGCGGGACGCACGGTATTCCCAGGCGAGCGATGTGTTTCGCCGGGGCTGGTCGCTCTATCAGAAAATCGTCAACAACAACGACATGCGGCATGTCGAAATGGGAAGGACGCTGACGCAACTGTTGCAACAGCGTCCCGGTCCATTTTCACTGCTCGATCTGGGTTGCGGCGACGCCTCGATGGCGGCAGGAAGTCTGAAGGATCTGCCTGTCAGTCGGTACACCGGCGTCGAACTGGTCCCGGCTGCAGCTGCTCTGGCCGATCAGAATCTGGATGGAGTGGTGGCCGACCGTGGGTTTGTCATTGGCAATCTCATTGATGCAGTCCGCGACCCGGTGCTGCCGCGCTATGACGTGGTGCTGGCGAGCTATTCGGTCCATCATCTGTCACGACAGGAGAAAGAAGAGCTGTTTCGTGATGTGAAAACGCATTTGGCCGACGGCGGGATGTTCATCCTGATCGATCTCGTCCGGCTCGACGGTGAATCTCGCGACGAATACATGGATCGCTTCCACGAGTTTGCCGAGCGGACATTTTCTGTGCTGGATGCGGAGGAGAAGCAGGCGGTTCGCGAGCACATGAACAGCAGCGACTGGCCGGAGGCGCGCTCGACGCTGCGTCAGTTAGCACACGACGGCGGGTTCGCGTCGATGGCGGAACACTATCACGATGAGGCAGGGTTCTATGCCTGTTTCACGTTTACGCCGTCCTCACTCGACTGA
- the purM gene encoding phosphoribosylformylglycinamidine cyclo-ligase has product MAISYKDAGVDLESYEEAMARLPALMKRTQTPRVLPLVGGFAGLFGLNGDGKKYRDPVLVSGTDGVGTKIKVAMLAGRYDTIGIDLVGMCVNDCLCLGAEPLFFLDYVALGQDNPDLTTALVKGVSDGCVDAKAALIGGETAIMPDLYAPGDFDMAGFCVGVVERDKILDGKAIRAGDVLVGIESSGFHSNGYSLVRKAVFGAAGLKVTDHVPELNATVGEVLLTPTRIYAQVVQQLLNDERTAPGVTGLAHITGGGLADNTGRVIPAGLQAAIFRSRWTPPAMFSWLQGLGDIAREEMYQVFNMGIGMVVCTRPEHVSAVQAIVSDCGMKSHLVGEVRPGTEPAVYVD; this is encoded by the coding sequence AGATGCAGGGGTCGATCTGGAATCGTACGAAGAAGCGATGGCGCGTCTGCCTGCGCTGATGAAGCGGACGCAGACGCCGCGCGTGCTGCCGCTGGTGGGGGGCTTTGCCGGGCTGTTTGGCCTGAATGGCGACGGCAAGAAATACCGCGATCCGGTGCTGGTTTCGGGCACGGACGGGGTCGGAACCAAAATCAAAGTGGCGATGCTGGCCGGGCGGTATGACACGATCGGGATCGATCTCGTCGGCATGTGTGTGAACGACTGCCTGTGCCTGGGGGCGGAGCCGCTGTTCTTTCTGGATTACGTCGCGCTGGGTCAAGACAACCCGGATTTGACGACAGCGCTGGTGAAGGGAGTTTCCGATGGCTGCGTCGATGCGAAGGCGGCACTGATCGGCGGGGAGACGGCGATTATGCCGGATCTGTATGCCCCCGGCGATTTCGACATGGCGGGGTTCTGCGTGGGCGTCGTCGAGCGAGACAAGATTCTCGACGGCAAAGCGATTCGAGCCGGCGACGTGCTGGTGGGCATCGAGTCGTCTGGTTTCCACTCGAACGGCTATAGCCTGGTGCGCAAAGCGGTCTTCGGTGCCGCGGGATTGAAAGTGACCGATCACGTCCCAGAACTGAACGCGACGGTGGGAGAAGTCCTGCTGACGCCGACGCGGATTTACGCACAGGTCGTACAGCAACTGCTGAACGATGAACGGACTGCTCCCGGCGTCACTGGCCTGGCGCATATCACCGGTGGAGGACTAGCGGACAATACAGGACGGGTCATTCCTGCTGGACTGCAGGCGGCAATTTTCAGGTCGCGCTGGACCCCGCCTGCGATGTTCAGCTGGCTGCAGGGGTTGGGTGATATTGCCCGCGAAGAAATGTATCAGGTGTTCAACATGGGGATCGGGATGGTGGTGTGTACCAGGCCCGAGCATGTGTCGGCGGTCCAGGCGATTGTTTCCGATTGTGGCATGAAGTCGCATCTCGTGGGCGAAGTGCGACCGGGAACCGAACCGGCGGTGTATGTTGATTGA
- the frr gene encoding ribosome recycling factor, translating to MDSDEILLDTEERMEKATEVFRNSLQGLRTGRASPGLVDSVRVNYYGSPTPLKQVANISCPEPQQIVIRPFDQGILNDIIKAIQASDAGLAPNSDGRLIRINVPPLSTERRREMTTRIGKFAEEARVAIRNVRRDANKTAETSEKEKLMSEDDLKGLKDQVQELTKKYEGKVNDYARDKEKDIMEG from the coding sequence ATGGACAGTGACGAGATTCTGCTGGACACCGAAGAGCGAATGGAGAAGGCAACGGAAGTCTTCCGCAATTCGCTGCAGGGTTTGCGAACCGGCCGGGCCTCGCCAGGTCTGGTCGACTCCGTCCGCGTGAACTACTACGGGTCTCCCACGCCGCTCAAGCAGGTGGCGAACATCAGTTGCCCGGAACCGCAACAGATTGTGATTCGTCCGTTCGATCAGGGGATTCTGAACGACATCATCAAGGCGATTCAGGCCAGCGACGCCGGACTGGCGCCGAACTCAGACGGCCGGCTGATCCGCATCAACGTGCCGCCTCTCTCCACTGAGCGCCGTCGGGAAATGACGACCCGGATCGGAAAGTTTGCGGAAGAAGCGCGCGTGGCGATTCGCAACGTCCGTCGCGACGCCAACAAAACGGCCGAGACCTCGGAAAAAGAAAAGCTGATGTCGGAGGACGATCTGAAGGGGTTGAAAGATCAGGTGCAGGAGCTGACCAAGAAGTACGAAGGCAAGGTCAACGACTACGCGAGAGACAAAGAGAAAGACATCATGGAGGGGTAG
- a CDS encoding M56 family metallopeptidase: MNAFQLLELFISLSLQATLLALTCWALGRCTANDCTRARIWSTCQIALLSLFVLAISLPHVRLLPSPGTQSPDQLADATLIGSRWGQIIVIFWAAGAAFSLLAMLRSAMKLRRLLQESPTSPTLMANLPVALQQQLAGIDLRITNHLQHPFCWQFHRPLIVLPRSYLCLSPQELSLVLRHEIAHLQSAHPLGLWLQRIVETIYWYHPVVWWCGRQLSLSRELVCDMAATQTRDEIAQYLRVLLKVVEQADEADPRVWGLGLLFGGDFGALAQRARRLAERASRPQSFPASNGAAALVIAACLLITTAWLPLNPLNSSRALWSPCPAWTSSVLHDVGISVRDYEIYDRQLDWQDRLQDRIDLPAATNSMQPASGD, translated from the coding sequence ATGAACGCTTTCCAGCTCCTGGAACTGTTCATCTCGCTGAGCCTGCAGGCGACGCTGCTCGCGTTGACCTGCTGGGCCCTTGGCCGCTGCACCGCTAACGACTGTACCCGAGCTCGCATCTGGTCCACTTGCCAGATCGCCTTGCTGTCGCTGTTTGTGCTCGCCATTTCGTTGCCGCACGTCCGGCTGCTGCCATCGCCTGGAACCCAATCGCCAGATCAACTGGCGGACGCCACGCTCATCGGCTCACGCTGGGGTCAGATCATCGTCATTTTCTGGGCCGCGGGGGCGGCCTTCAGCCTGCTGGCGATGCTCCGCTCTGCCATGAAACTACGCCGCTTGCTCCAGGAATCGCCGACATCTCCGACCCTCATGGCGAATCTGCCTGTCGCGCTCCAGCAGCAACTGGCCGGTATTGACCTGCGTATTACTAACCACTTGCAGCACCCCTTCTGCTGGCAGTTCCACAGACCGTTGATCGTTCTGCCCCGCAGCTACCTTTGCCTGTCGCCGCAGGAGCTGTCGCTGGTGTTGCGACACGAAATCGCCCATCTTCAGTCGGCCCACCCGTTGGGACTCTGGCTGCAGCGCATTGTTGAAACAATCTACTGGTATCATCCCGTCGTGTGGTGGTGCGGTCGGCAGCTCAGCCTGTCTCGCGAACTTGTCTGCGACATGGCCGCCACTCAAACACGCGATGAAATCGCCCAGTATCTGAGGGTTCTGCTCAAGGTCGTCGAGCAAGCCGATGAAGCCGACCCGCGCGTCTGGGGACTCGGCCTGCTCTTCGGAGGCGACTTTGGCGCTCTGGCACAGCGAGCCCGTCGCCTGGCAGAACGCGCCTCGAGGCCGCAGTCCTTTCCTGCATCAAACGGCGCAGCGGCGCTGGTCATCGCGGCGTGTCTGCTGATCACCACAGCCTGGCTGCCGCTGAATCCGCTCAATTCATCTCGTGCACTCTGGTCCCCATGTCCCGCCTGGACGTCCAGCGTCCTGCACGATGTCGGAATCAGCGTCCGCGACTACGAAATCTACGACCGACAACTCGACTGGCAAGACCGGCTGCAGGACCGCATTGACCTGCCCGCCGCAACGAATTCAATGCAGCCTGCGTCTGGCGACTGA
- a CDS encoding methyltransferase family protein: MITSGNTPTTTDDATTCIAPPQPPAKAVEPLRVRQFQAYRWRIPLTATCLITGFGLALLSPPRILVDSQLDQWIDVSGYLLVAAGIALRLWAISSIDTRKSVVLVTSGPYGLCRNPLYVGTFLIAIGFLCLVQSLTMTLLTLPIILLYMWGVVPAEERVMRSRHGAAFDEYCAAVPRWIPHLHAISQLQVRPVWTSGLRREVECGLWWIAIAIVVHVTCDMRMEPWWNHPFNCP; encoded by the coding sequence ATGATCACCTCAGGCAACACGCCAACCACAACAGACGATGCGACGACCTGCATCGCCCCGCCCCAGCCCCCCGCCAAAGCCGTCGAGCCGCTACGGGTGCGGCAATTTCAGGCGTACCGTTGGCGCATCCCCCTCACGGCAACCTGCCTGATCACGGGCTTCGGCCTCGCGCTTCTCTCTCCTCCGCGGATTCTCGTCGATAGCCAGCTCGACCAGTGGATTGACGTCAGCGGTTACTTGCTCGTGGCAGCAGGCATTGCCCTGCGACTGTGGGCAATCTCCTCGATCGATACCCGTAAGTCGGTCGTCCTCGTGACTTCAGGACCATACGGGCTTTGCCGCAATCCGCTGTACGTCGGCACTTTTTTGATCGCGATCGGCTTTCTCTGCCTGGTGCAGAGCCTGACGATGACGCTCCTCACACTGCCGATCATTCTGCTCTACATGTGGGGCGTTGTACCTGCTGAAGAACGTGTTATGCGCAGCCGCCACGGCGCCGCCTTCGACGAGTACTGCGCCGCCGTCCCCCGCTGGATTCCGCACCTGCATGCGATTTCGCAATTGCAGGTGCGTCCCGTCTGGACCAGCGGCCTCCGACGCGAAGTGGAATGCGGACTGTGGTGGATCGCCATCGCCATCGTCGTCCACGTCACCTGCGACATGCGCATGGAACCCTGGTGGAACCACCCGTTCAACTGCCCTTGA
- a CDS encoding alpha/beta hydrolase fold domain-containing protein: MSHMFRCNWVLACGVIWGLLSTVSFGQVQQFVEPSRLQEEIAEKATAHRDLPYVTDGDARQQLDVYVPNGATGRLPLVIWIHGGGWQNGTKDRCPALAAGLIQQGFVVASIGYRLTDQATFPAQIQDCKAAVRWLRANAEQFHINPERIGVWGSSAGGHLAALLGTCGTGHGFDVGENLNQSSAVQAVCDFYGPSDLVAAAKAAESESRTGPDSTVSKLLGGPVLERLDAAQAASPITYVSKQTPPFLIVHGDQDKRVSLEQSELLFKALSAQGVPSQLHILRGAGHGPGFANPETRTLVREFFVQTLQSGQGLASSAVNVRSESLVPQNAANAEMHDEPAENANRPRGGGMPVEMILKREDANGDGQLSRQEFRGPPGAFDRWDADKDGQLSSDELTKGMAQRQNAAP; the protein is encoded by the coding sequence ATGTCACACATGTTTCGATGCAACTGGGTGCTGGCGTGTGGGGTAATTTGGGGACTTCTGTCCACGGTGAGCTTCGGTCAGGTGCAGCAGTTCGTTGAGCCGAGCCGGCTGCAGGAGGAAATCGCCGAGAAAGCGACGGCGCATCGCGATCTCCCGTATGTGACGGATGGTGATGCCCGTCAACAGCTGGACGTCTACGTTCCAAATGGAGCAACCGGGCGGCTGCCGCTCGTGATCTGGATTCATGGAGGAGGCTGGCAAAACGGGACTAAAGACCGTTGCCCCGCGCTTGCGGCCGGGTTGATTCAACAAGGGTTCGTCGTCGCCAGCATCGGCTATCGACTCACCGATCAGGCGACGTTCCCCGCGCAAATTCAGGACTGCAAGGCGGCAGTGCGCTGGCTGCGTGCGAATGCGGAACAGTTTCATATTAACCCCGAGCGCATCGGCGTCTGGGGGTCATCGGCAGGAGGGCATCTGGCCGCGCTGCTCGGCACATGCGGCACAGGACATGGTTTTGATGTCGGCGAGAATTTGAATCAGTCGAGCGCGGTGCAGGCGGTCTGCGATTTCTACGGGCCGAGCGATCTGGTGGCCGCTGCGAAGGCTGCGGAATCTGAATCGCGGACTGGTCCTGATTCGACAGTGAGCAAACTGCTCGGAGGGCCGGTTCTGGAACGCCTGGACGCGGCACAAGCGGCCAGCCCGATTACCTATGTCAGCAAACAGACGCCGCCGTTTTTGATCGTGCATGGTGATCAGGACAAAAGAGTGTCGCTGGAGCAAAGCGAATTGCTTTTCAAGGCGCTGTCGGCACAAGGGGTGCCGTCGCAACTGCATATTCTTCGCGGTGCTGGACACGGTCCGGGGTTTGCGAATCCGGAGACTCGCACGCTGGTGCGAGAGTTCTTCGTGCAGACGTTGCAATCTGGTCAGGGGCTTGCGTCCAGCGCTGTGAATGTTCGCAGCGAGAGTCTCGTCCCACAGAATGCGGCCAACGCGGAAATGCATGACGAGCCCGCCGAAAACGCGAACCGCCCGCGCGGCGGGGGAATGCCGGTGGAAATGATTCTGAAGCGCGAAGACGCCAACGGAGATGGGCAGCTTTCGCGACAGGAATTTCGCGGACCGCCGGGTGCATTTGACCGTTGGGATGCCGACAAGGATGGCCAACTGAGCAGCGATGAACTGACGAAGGGCATGGCCCAGCGTCAGAACGCTGCCCCTTGA